The Lasioglossum baleicum chromosome 10, iyLasBale1, whole genome shotgun sequence genome contains the following window.
AGTACCGTACGCATAGTCTTTTATCGGTGTAACATGTTCAGTGGCAAACAAACATCGAGAACATTTCGAAGCCTGCCTAATAGTACGTCCTATTCTTCGCGTCATCGAGAAAACTCGGTTTCCGTGTCAACGATCAGAAGAACGAGAGAAGTGCTTATCGTGAACTCAGCATGAAAGTTCGGCTCTAATCAGCCGACACAACATCCGGAGGCTTCGCTCGCGTAAAAGTCACAGCTTTCATAAAATCTCTAACGGTGCTGCGTTTGCTACAAGTAATTCTCCACCGTACCTCGGTCAAACTGGCTATCGCTCGTTTGATGTTTATACCGTGTTCTTCCTCGAGTCCTGCTAGTTTTACGCTGTCGGGAAGAACAGTCGTAAAATTTCGAACGACAGAATGATTAACGCCGAGGGAGGAAACGGAACGCGAGGCCTATTTTCGCGTAGAAAAAGTGTCGGGTGGTCATAGCGCTTGGAAGGAGGCTCGGTCGAAGATGATTTTCCAGCGGAATGCGAAATCGAATACCAAATGGCAGCAGACTGCCATCGTtgcaaaaaattcaagtcccgcCATGTATCCCGAACGAGAGTGTGTGACGGCGATAAGAAACTTGATTGGACATCGGTTTCTTTTCAAGGACACGAAGCCGTGACGTGTGCACGCGCGCACGTTGACATTATAATAACCCGACGAAATGAAACGTGGAAGTTTTATGCGTGATTGACGTTTCATAGGCGCGTGGCACAAATCAATGACGAGACGTGTATCGTTAAACGTATTTATGAATCGTAAAATTTCACATGAACAACCGTTCGCCGCGTTACGAGTTTATTCGCATTACAGATTCTACGGCAGGTTCCGTTTTCTTCTAGAAGCAACTAACGCGCGGACGACTACGTCGAAACGGACAGCACATTCCGTTACTCGGCTGaccgattttctttttcgtggGCCACAGCCCACTGTGACTTTTCGGATCTTAGTCGCCGAGAGATGTGGGTAACGGGAACGAAACCAGTCGAATAGTGGCCACTTGCGAAACGATCGAACTACGTTTTCCTTTGGTTAACGGTGAACGATGCAAACCGGAGATTTCCTCTGGACACACCTACGGACAACGCGTTCACGCGGTGATCTAATTGTGTaaacagttacggtagagatcTTCGTGACAGTTGTGGAGAATGTTGATGAAATTTACGGAATATGAGCAAGATGTCTTTTTAAAATGCTCGATAGAGGTCCACACGAAAAAGTGGCAAACTTATTGTAGTTATAAAAGGTTTTTCAATAAGGACATAACAGctttaagtttaaataaaacacagagaaattgaaatataagGCTGAAATTGATTACAGTTGTAGTACACATGTTGCAATTATGTGTGGAAGTCGATGTCGTTCATATGACCTCCGCGGGCACGACGGCAGCAATCGATTCTTTGAATCCAATTTTCAACTACTCTCCCACACATATCAGCCGGAATGttggtaatttcgtgttcaatatTGTTCCTGAGATCGTCTAACGTCGTTGGATGGTTGGTGTAAACTTTCGACTTAAGGTAACCCCACAGGAAAAAATCCAACGGCGTCAAATCACATGAGCGCGGTGGCCATTCGACAGGACCGTTAAATTTGCTACTATCGATTCAGAATATCGTCAGTAAGTTTTAATGATTTCCAAACGTTGCTCGTTCGTGAACTTCACCATGATAAAAGTGTAAACCTTCACAGACGTGTTGACATTGACAAATCATAAAAAAGTTTGAGGTTGTGTTCCgtattataaaacaaaaaggTTATGTTTCTATTGAAAAAACCTTTTAGTGGCGAGCGTAGAGACGATGTTCGTGAAGCACGTGTAGAGAAGATCTGGGGAACGTGGCCTAGGGGGCCCAAACGGGGACGAAAAAGGAGTGGAGCATGCCGTTGGGCACGGGGGAAAGGTGATAAATGTGATCGGCGCAAAAATCTAGAAGACAAGAGCCGTCTCTCGGCGTGTCCCCACCACGGTGTCGAGGGGGCAGAACGACGTTTTGTCCATTCACCGTAGTCGTTCCTGGGCCCAATGTCACCGATTATTCGTTTAACGGGACCTACGCGTCCACCGTGGTGGTGAACGATGGTTTCTCCGGGAGCCAATCATCGTTTAGGGGTTCCGTGCCGCGCGCGGTCAGTTGATGAGCACGCCGTTCCGCGCAAGCATTGGTTCCGCTTTTTCATTATCGATTCGTCGCTCGAGTTGATCAAACTGTTCCTCCTTTTTTATCTTCCGGTCTACTTTTTTCCTCCCGTTCACCGAAACGGTGCCCGAATCGGACACAGCGAGGTGTCGCCGCAACTGTTGGATCGTAAAAGTTCACAGACTCGTCCGGCGTGGATCAATATCGTTTCTACAATCACCGTCAAGGACGTCGTCGAGCGAAAAAACACGAAGCGTTCCGTGCATCGGATTTCTTCGCGAGtctggcggcgcggcgcggcgtgacaCAAGATCCTGAACGCGCGCGTGTTTACTCTAGCCCAGACATCGAGTCCTGCGGCCACGTGGTACCAGAAGATTCGCGTTATATCGGTCCGTGTCGCAGCTCCGGTGACGTAATTATTGGAGAAGTAAAGAGGAGAGGATGACAGGTAAGGATCGAGCGAGAAACGATCGCGAACGATTCTAAACGACAAGGACGCCGAGCTACGCCGACGAAGATCCCATGTTCTCGCGATCCAGCTGACTTCTAGCTAATCGGACAGTGTTTGCTCTTCTTATTTTCTCTGGCCAGTATGTCGAGATAATAGCGGCTGAGAGACTACAGCGGATACAGCGTTCGAACTTCCGTTACAATTATCGAGAATTACCGATTCGAAGGGAATTGACCCGGATCGGTGTTTCGACGAAAGGACGATCGCCATAAACTGGATACCGACGGAGAACGGCGGGAGGAGAGTAGGGGCAGAACAAAAGCGTCCAAGTACGCAAGAGAAGAACATCAGTTTTAGGAGAAGGCGAGCCTTGTCGAGTGCAGCCACGCAGCTGAAGGCTCCGCCGCgtattttgcatatttatcaTTCGCCGAAAGAAGGATCCGCCGGTGACGAGATTTATTTAAGCGACGCGCCACGTCCCGCCTGTAACGCAGGTTTCGTTGGCCAATCGGCGCTGAACGGTTTCCGCGACAAAAATTCCCTTTCGTGGGACGCAACTGGACCCATCGCAACGGTTCAAAACGGGTTCCATAGTTTCGAACGTAAGTTAAACATCGGATAGGCAGTCTGAACGTACACCGCACGTTTCGTTCTACAGTTTTACGTTCTACAGGACTAAAGAGAAAATTGGAAACTGATTTTGACGGCCCGGTTTGGACGCTTGTTTATAAAATCAGACTAGCAAAGAATCTTTTGAAGTGTTCACTTAATCCCGCTTTATGCAATCGCCGAGCGTAATGCATCGAATCCGCAGCCTCAGTTATGTCATTTAAAACAAACGGTTAGGTAATTTGACTTGTTAGTCGATACTTGCTGTTTTTTCTTCCTGACTGTAACCATTGAGTAAATGCCGCTTTAATTGCGTTGTTAAACGGTTCGGAATATTATTGTTCTGCTTCGAACAATGTACGACAACAGTGGAATCGTGTAAAGAATGCGAAATTCCTCGCGATTACGAAGAATGACTAACATTTCTCACCTGTTGCGTCCGTTCGATTTGTTGCAGGTGTTCTTGAATCAGCGGGAAAAGGATGTGGTAGAAATTTTAGTCGGCGCCAAGACCAATGGCGCGACACCATTAGTGATGGCCTGTCGAAACGGGCATTACGACGTAGCTGAATACCTGATCGAAAAATGTGGAGCGAACATCGAGCAGTCCGGGTCAGGTAATATACTCACGTCATCGCTGCGAATCGAACATTTTTGCGAACTTGCAGAATTACGCGAGAAAAGAAAACGTCGTCGTTTCTATATGTCGTCAAGAAATTTATTATGGACATTTTTACAATTCCACTttctaacactaaacctaccatcgccGGACGAAACGACCGTTTACAGATTTTTGATTTCACAGTGTTATTgagataataaaaattatttcataagaaatgagcGTGTACAAAATCTAAATGAAATTAAACTTGTCATTTATACAAGGCAGTGGTTCTTAAACTGTGGTCCGCGGACCCCTGAGGGTtccgcgaaacaattttgatattatgcagagctggggaaaatagtatttttaatagtaaatagtaaatgatCCTACTTATTTTAGACAGAGGTAggcatttaccagttacttcttcggctcggtaggtttagtgttaaaattctAACAATTTGTAATAATGTGTTTGTCCTTTGCAATAGTGGTCTTCGACGGCGACACGATAGGAGGCGCCAGTCCCTTATGGTGCGCATCGGCTGCTGGCCACTTGGCCCTTGTCAAGTTGCTGGTGAAGAAAGGTGCCCAGGTGAATACGCCCACTCTAACAAGATCCACACCTCTGCGAGCAGCTTGCTTCGACGGCTATTTCGACATCGTTAAACTTCTGGTCAATCATGGCGCCGGTACGTACGCGTTTCAGAAGAATCCAAGTATATATTCTGAAATGATTTATGGACAGGTTTGCATCTCGAAAACAAATTGTGCCGGGTGATTCAGCCGAGTATGCCACATAAATGAAAACATGGTTGGGACGAAAGTTGTATAGTTCCAAGAGTAGCATAcaatattctatttttattccgttCGTAGTTAACGACTACGAGTCGACCCCATTATAGAAAGAGGATATTATTTCTGACCACGATCGTAGCAAACTTGATAGATTACTATTTTCTGATTCGTATACTCCTATTGTCTTACCCGCGCTATAGCAAGCCttccatgtatacatatagagcAACGGTCTATTCTTACCATTCCGTAAATAGACAAGAAAAACCAATCAAATGCGAACGTGCCTTCTGTTTTCAGACATCGAGATCGCGAATCTCCATGGTCACACGAGCTTGATGATCGCCTGCTTCAAAGGACACATTAATATCGTTAGATATCTGCTCGCCCTGAAAGCGGACGTTAATCGGAAATCCGCGAGGGGCAACACGGCGCTTCACGACGGTGCAGAGAGCGGATCGCTGGAGATCGTGAAGATGTTGATCAAGTATGGGGCCAAAATGGATGCTGATTACTGTGGGATGACGCCGCTCCTCACGGCAGCTATAACAGGTTATAGCAATAGTGACATCACAATTAGATCTGTTCTCTTTCCAAACAGTAATACACTGTACGCTAAgagaatacagtaaagtcgcgattcttgtcaaacagcctgtgttctgcacggacaactatcgcataccgacacTATTTCTGTATAACTGCGTCTATCGCGCCGACCGGCCGAGAGTACATGCGAAAAGCCGAACGTAGCCAAGGACAGCAAGTAAATACGGATCGACGTAATCGAaagtacaaaacttctttatctttcattattttttctatgatacgatgaaagtttcgggcgcaaagaATGTCCTTCTTTCTccgtaacggagaaaccacattttcttgaaattgtgcaagtttaacgaattgtcTCAAGGTCAAAACCGTTCGTacaaatatcgcgactttactgtagtagttaataacaatttcattcataGTTCCGTTAGTCCTCCGGTAGCAATGACTATTCGAAAGTTGTCGGTGCTTCGAATAAAAGAAACGCGTTTTTCTTCAGAGGCAGTTCAATTCTCAtgggacaattgtttcaacagGACATAGACACATCGTCGAATACTTTATCAACATACCTAATCTGGTAAGCCGGGAGGAACATATCGACGCGCTCGAGCTTCTGGGTGCTACCTACATGGATAAAAAGAGAGACATGGTAGGCGCTTTGGAACTTTGGACACGAGCGATGGCCGAAAGGTGTGTAGCATCTTCTAACAACAATCGGTCGCGTCTTACTTGATCGTTTCGATGATCAATTATGAAAACGTTTATACATTTACCTTTTCAGATACCACCCGGATCATCCGCCGATACCGAAACCAACCTCGGAACCCGCGATTGCAGCTTACAACTTTGCTCGAGAGATCTCTAACCCTGAAGTGCTCAGCGAGCTAAACGATCCGGATGAAATACGGATGCAAGCGCTTGTAATTCGTGAACGAATATTGGGGCCGGGTCATCCTGACACTCATTATTGCATTCGCTACAGAGGAGCGGTTTACGCCGATGGTGGACAGTTTAACCGTTGCATTGAACTATGGAATTACGCCTTAGACGTACAGCAAAGCGTTTTGGACCCGTTGGATCCATTGACTCAAACTTCGCTTAGCAACTTCAACGATCTTTTCAATTTCATGTTACGACGACAGAGCGATACGGAGCGTAAAGCTGCTCCATTGGTTTCGAGGGAGGAGATCCTTAGAGTGTTCAAGAAAGCTGTAAGTCTCTCATATAAAAGTATGCGACAGAGTTCAGTAACAAATTCTGTATCAGATGGTCTATATAAAGTGTCGCATTTGTTACGCAGGTGATGGAAGTGAAGCTAGGAAAGAAAATGTTGAACAAAGGTTGCGAAATCACCTTACAGTTTAACAAAGTTCTCGTGATCGCTTTGCATCTGGCGTGTCTATCGACGCTTGATCTTCCCGAAGAGGGTTCTGACGAATACACCGCTCTGCACGAAGCGATCTACGAATTAGttcgaataaaatttgtaaGTGCGACCAACCGTACAATtgggagcataactgatcacacacagtttaaatcagaataacttttttatgaatccaccaaacgacttcaatttctctgtaaggctagaagaattagtttagtaaatgacgtctaatgaatatgttgtaaaaatgcatttgcagtgaaaaacaatagtaaaaattgatttttacaactttttttagctTAGGCAAttgatacaaattttctacctgattggCAACCAATTAGATTGAAATAGAAAGTGATTTTctatcttaatatgttcaatgggtcgaaaataatataacagtgttttaaaattcttctaatattttcactgtcttAAATTGCACTTATTCATTCttgccataaatacataaaatctagtctagtgatcagttaCACTCCTAACTGTATTTCGTTTATCTAAACGAAAGTTAGTCGAAGTTTTTCATTGCATCTCGAGGCTCATGGTGTTTTTTCTTCAGGTTCCTCACGTGCTGCACGTGATTTGTAGCGGCCAAGGCACATCCATCGGTAAATATACGAGTTCCAAGTTTCCATCGACGAATCTAGCGAAAGCTCTGATAAAAGTTGGCGCCGATGTGAACGCGAAAGATAACGAAGGAAACACACCGTTGCATTTTGCTGCTCAGTCGCACATCCTGCTATGGCGGCAAGATCTAGTTATCACTCTCCTCGAGGCAGGTGCTCACATCGACGCCGTTAACAACGACGGTGAATCGTTCGAAACGTTGACACGCGACAAACGCCTCTACCATTCTGTCAAGCCGATAAAGTACATTACGCTCGCCTGTCTGGCAGCCAGAATAGTCAGAAGAACGCATAGGCTAAATGAAGTTCCGAAGCATCTCCGATCGTTCGTTCAAATGCATTAATGGTGTTTAGCTAATGCACGCGACACCGAGGGATGTCTCGAATGTTGTTTTTCAAATGCCGCGAAAGAATTGAATTTGTTTACTAAAGACGAAAGAATCGCTGACAAAGTTTTTGCATCCTTTCGAATAGTGAACCTACGCTAGAAGTAAGTTTCTGAATGGGAAAGTGTGAAACctgccccccccccaaccccttcCCCCTGAGAGACCTGACATTACTATACATGTGATAATACAATTAAAAACAGTGCACTTAATATAGAAACGTGCTCCTAGAAACGTCTCCTTCGATATTCGGGTTTTCAATTGCTGAGTATCGTCGAGGTACATGAATCGCGTGAGTCGGTTTTTGCAGGAACTTATCAAAGCAAAAGAAAAACACGGTAATCTTGTATAAGAAATTTCAGATACTCTTGTTACAAGCGACTTTTCTAAAGGCACAGAAATATATAAGAAATATTCTCGTGCACACATTCGATACACGGTGATAAATCAGCGAAGGATATTGAAATCTTTGAAACAGAGAATCTAGGAGATAACTTACTGGGATCGATTTTAATGACTTAGAAATATCGATCAATGTGATTTTATTATTGTATACTTGGCTGAGACCAGCCATCACCCTTATACATAAACCCCGGACGAGCCATAATTATACACATCACGTTGATACTATTTAGTCATAACATGAATGTGTATTTTAAATCGGAGAAAGTTGTGTAATTGTGGAgaaacaaaaatcaattttattttcaccgttgaataaagaaataaaaaagggtTAAGATCGCGTGACACAGAAATTTTTTCCGTGTAGAACGATTTAGCCTGAAATATGAATTATGATTGTCTCGTCGAGAAATCattctagttttttattttcttaaagCTGTTTATTATTTCGACAGATTCGGAGTTCATTTGTGAACTTTTCAGTGACATCGATCCTTAAGtttaattttattcgaaatgtgataaacatatatacatatatattacatataacacacacatacacacacacacacatatacacacGGTATTAGATTATACTTATTATACAGAATTATACTTATACATAAGAATCCTCGTAAGCAAAGTGTTTAAGTAAGGTGCTTTTTTTGAAAACGGTTATACACTTGCACTCGAGAATAAATAGCACGATTATAAGACAGATCGTAAGTGAGGAAGGGAGAATATAGAATTTCATTGATCATTTGTTCAGTTTAGTAATTTTATACTTCTTGGAAAAGTTCACATTTCATAATCGCATTAACGTATACATTATACACCCTTTTACGTACGATAGTTTTACATGAACCCTAGAATCCTCTGCAAAAAAAGTATCTTACGTTTAAATCCACTCAGTTTATTAACTGTTTTGTAATGTAAAGACTGTGAAAATACAGGTGTGATTAATAATATACCGatacgtttatttatttttatttactctTAGTAGTATTAGTCAGAGTTTGTCAGACGGGCCAGGGATACCGGCATTTCCGGCAGGAACGGTCGGGCTTCGGGACCAGGAGGACTAGGAGGAGAACCTTCTTATCTGACCACGTTTGATATTGTAACTTTttcgtgaaaaataaagaatattagttaCAACAGTTAATGTGTTCTTTTTGCCTCACACCGTACatgaaattttcggccgtctaaCGTGTCGTTGagctgtactactgaatttcgtgccaccactttcaatatcatattctcctaatacaagtTCCATTTTTTCGACATTTTTCgtccgtctgacttgtcgttgagttgtactactgaattttcgaaaattttcggccgtctgacttgtcgtcggcttatactactgaattttcgaaaattcagtagtacaactcaacgacaagccggacggtcgaaaattggcgaaaattttcgaaatcttGAAAAATGGAACTTTGTATTAGAAGAACATGATAgcggaggaggtggcacgatAATGTTAGTGGAAATAAAGaaagatgtgtgtgtgtgctttgTTATAACAttctctttatttattcattgtagatTGATACATAAAATGTTTGAATCATACGTGTACATAAATTTATTCTAagtatttataacaagaatgtcGACTGGCTCAGATAGACTGATCTTTGGAGTTGCAACCTCGTGTAGGTCATCAGCTGATCGTTTCATTTCGATAGAGTGTGCTGTCGGCATATTCCAGAGAGTCGGTAATGCAGAACtgtagacagaaaaatgcattgcatGCAACATCTATACTAATCTTAAGTCTATGCTGAAGATTACACATGTAGATATATGGCGCGTATATTTAAACGGTAGAAATGACGTATCACATTTATAATTTTTGCATTGAATATTTATCACTATCCgtttttgaaataaataaaaattaaaaccatGTACATATGTAAAATACAAAGAACAAGTTCACCTATCTTCTACGCTGCATAAATCATATGTGTTTCATCGAGCTTGTCATTGTTTACCAGTAAAACGGTAGACTCGGTTAGAACTGTGAAAAATCTGTAATTAGTATTTACGAATTGTAACATATTGATATAAATTTCCGAATACTAATACTAATTACGTTGCATCTGTTGAACATGCATCGACTTGCAGTTAAAACTACAAATTAAATCAAGTTTTATCGGAATTCGGAACACAGTGCAGTGTCAAGTAGTTTATAAAATAAGGGCGATGGCAATAATGCTTGGTTTAATAGTAGTAGTCGCTGCCGTATTAATCTCTAGCTTATTTGCGAGATATTATTTTTGTCGCGGACATACAAAAAGTGTCAATAACAAACACGTTGTTGTGAGTAATGAAAATCTAACCTAGAAACTAACCTTTGAAAACAAGCtaacaaaattttaagcaaagtACTTACCGATCGAATGAAATACTATCATTGCTAACGTTGTTGAAATTTTGTACGCTTAGAAATTTCCTATTTTCTGCATATTTAATTGCGTATTAATTTTTCTAGGTAACGGGTGGTTCCAGCGGAATTGGAAAATGTGTGGCAATTACCGCTGCCAAGCATGGGGCACATGTTACAATAATTGCAAGAGACGTTCAAAAATTAGAGGCTGCAAGGAACGAAATAATACATGCTTGCAAAAATAAGGACACgcagaaaattgaatatttatctcTGGATATCGGCGAAGACTACGAAGCGGTTGAGAAGGCTTTGAGTGATTTAGAAAGAACTATGGGTCCGATATACATGTTAGTAAACTGTGCTGGCACTGCTATTTGTGGGAAAATCGAGGACACAACAGCGGCAGACTTGAAGAAAATGATACACATTAATTTTCTCGGATCGTATTATTGCACCAAGGCTGTTGTCCAAAGGATGAAAGCTACTCAGGATGGAATTATTGTCTTAACTTCTTCCCAAGCTGCACTCTTAGGTATAGACTTAaccattattactagactgcctaTTATgcccaataaaaattgtctgcttccTTTCTTTCCAGGTATATTTGGCTATTCGGCTTACTGTAGTACAAAATTTGCTCTCCGAGGTCTGGCCGAGAGCATATCTATGGAACTTACGCCATACAATATCTCTGTGACTCTCTGTCTACCTCCAGACACAGATACTCCAGGTTTTGCAGTAGAAGAGTTAACAAAACCTCTCGAAACAAAGCTCATATCGGAAACTAGTTCTCTAGTGAGTCCCGATGTAGTAGCCAATAAACTTTTCAAAGATGCGTTGGTTAGTAAACGAAAAGCTATATTCTGGGTATCGTACAGGgtctgttcggaaagtaatgcaaccacatttttcaaaaaaaatctatcaaacatatgggtacaaacctttaaatttcttcaaagtaggatccttgggcgtcgacacattttttc
Protein-coding sequences here:
- the LOC143212795 gene encoding protein fem-1 homolog CG6966 isoform X1, with the translated sequence MDSKAKVYNAAREGKLKHLKVFLNQREKDVVEILVGAKTNGATPLVMACRNGHYDVAEYLIEKCGANIEQSGSVVFDGDTIGGASPLWCASAAGHLALVKLLVKKGAQVNTPTLTRSTPLRAACFDGYFDIVKLLVNHGADIEIANLHGHTSLMIACFKGHINIVRYLLALKADVNRKSARGNTALHDGAESGSLEIVKMLIKYGAKMDADYCGMTPLLTAAITGHRHIVEYFINIPNLVSREEHIDALELLGATYMDKKRDMVGALELWTRAMAERYHPDHPPIPKPTSEPAIAAYNFAREISNPEVLSELNDPDEIRMQALVIRERILGPGHPDTHYCIRYRGAVYADGGQFNRCIELWNYALDVQQSVLDPLDPLTQTSLSNFNDLFNFMLRRQSDTERKAAPLVSREEILRVFKKAVMEVKLGKKMLNKGCEITLQFNKVLVIALHLACLSTLDLPEEGSDEYTALHEAIYELVRIKFVPHVLHVICSGQGTSIGKYTSSKFPSTNLAKALIKVGADVNAKDNEGNTPLHFAAQSHILLWRQDLVITLLEAGAHIDAVNNDGESFETLTRDKRLYHSVKPIKYITLACLAARIVRRTHRLNEVPKHLRSFVQMH
- the Kdsr gene encoding 3-ketodihydrosphingosine reductase, which encodes MAIMLGLIVVVAAVLISSLFARYYFCRGHTKSVNNKHVVVTGGSSGIGKCVAITAAKHGAHVTIIARDVQKLEAARNEIIHACKNKDTQKIEYLSLDIGEDYEAVEKALSDLERTMGPIYMLVNCAGTAICGKIEDTTAADLKKMIHINFLGSYYCTKAVVQRMKATQDGIIVLTSSQAALLGIFGYSAYCSTKFALRGLAESISMELTPYNISVTLCLPPDTDTPGFAVEELTKPLETKLISETSSLVSPDVVANKLFKDALAGKFFSTVGVEGFMLTTLCSGMSPVGSLIELIVQSSLMGFFRFISAFYLIHFKKIIQNCIKTRDKNKKSE
- the LOC143212795 gene encoding protein fem-1 homolog CG6966 isoform X2 encodes the protein MDYEANVEDRFSRVFLNQREKDVVEILVGAKTNGATPLVMACRNGHYDVAEYLIEKCGANIEQSGSVVFDGDTIGGASPLWCASAAGHLALVKLLVKKGAQVNTPTLTRSTPLRAACFDGYFDIVKLLVNHGADIEIANLHGHTSLMIACFKGHINIVRYLLALKADVNRKSARGNTALHDGAESGSLEIVKMLIKYGAKMDADYCGMTPLLTAAITGHRHIVEYFINIPNLVSREEHIDALELLGATYMDKKRDMVGALELWTRAMAERYHPDHPPIPKPTSEPAIAAYNFAREISNPEVLSELNDPDEIRMQALVIRERILGPGHPDTHYCIRYRGAVYADGGQFNRCIELWNYALDVQQSVLDPLDPLTQTSLSNFNDLFNFMLRRQSDTERKAAPLVSREEILRVFKKAVMEVKLGKKMLNKGCEITLQFNKVLVIALHLACLSTLDLPEEGSDEYTALHEAIYELVRIKFVPHVLHVICSGQGTSIGKYTSSKFPSTNLAKALIKVGADVNAKDNEGNTPLHFAAQSHILLWRQDLVITLLEAGAHIDAVNNDGESFETLTRDKRLYHSVKPIKYITLACLAARIVRRTHRLNEVPKHLRSFVQMH
- the LOC143212795 gene encoding protein fem-1 homolog CG6966 isoform X3, coding for MACRNGHYDVAEYLIEKCGANIEQSGSVVFDGDTIGGASPLWCASAAGHLALVKLLVKKGAQVNTPTLTRSTPLRAACFDGYFDIVKLLVNHGADIEIANLHGHTSLMIACFKGHINIVRYLLALKADVNRKSARGNTALHDGAESGSLEIVKMLIKYGAKMDADYCGMTPLLTAAITGHRHIVEYFINIPNLVSREEHIDALELLGATYMDKKRDMVGALELWTRAMAERYHPDHPPIPKPTSEPAIAAYNFAREISNPEVLSELNDPDEIRMQALVIRERILGPGHPDTHYCIRYRGAVYADGGQFNRCIELWNYALDVQQSVLDPLDPLTQTSLSNFNDLFNFMLRRQSDTERKAAPLVSREEILRVFKKAVMEVKLGKKMLNKGCEITLQFNKVLVIALHLACLSTLDLPEEGSDEYTALHEAIYELVRIKFVPHVLHVICSGQGTSIGKYTSSKFPSTNLAKALIKVGADVNAKDNEGNTPLHFAAQSHILLWRQDLVITLLEAGAHIDAVNNDGESFETLTRDKRLYHSVKPIKYITLACLAARIVRRTHRLNEVPKHLRSFVQMH